The DNA window CTTTTCCGGAATTGGTTACGGTAAAGCTGACGTGCAGCATTTTTCCAGCAGAATCATGCCTGAGTCCCAGGTTTGAAAAGTCAAACTGCGCATACGAAAGTCCGTATCCAAACGGGTAAGCGACAGGAACATGAAACGTATCATAATACCTGTACCCCACATAAATCCCTTCATTATATATTGAATTCACCGGAAAATCCGCAGGAGTGCCCGGAAAAGACCCGGCAGAAGGGACATCCGCATAATCTTTCGGAAAGGTCTGGGCGAGTTTTCCTGACGGGTTCACTTTTCCGGATAAGATTTCCGCCACGGCATCGCCTGCTTCCTGACCGGGTTGCCAGGACAGCAGTACCGCATCGGCAAGATCTTTCCAGCTTTGGGTTTCAATCACCCCTCCAATGTTCATGATGATGATGAATTTCTTATTTTTTCCATGGAAAGCCCGGCTGATTTTTTCAATCATTGATTGTTCATCCTGCTGAAGGTTAAAATCAGATACGGGACGGTCACCGCTTTCGCCGGCATTCCTGCCGATCGTGAATATGGCAAGATCAGTTTCTTCCGAAGCCTGAAGGATTTCCTGATCGGAAAAATCCATTTCCCGGATCCTGATGTACTTTGAAAGGCTGCCTTCGCGTTTTCTTCTTTCGGTCTGAAGGCTGTCTTCCCGCCTGATGTATGGCGAGTATTTATCGGAAAGCCGGTGATCGATTTCAGCACCTGCATTCTTCAGGCCTTCCATCAATGAAACGACATAGGCCTCGTTCACATCGCCGCTTCCGGTACCGCCGGAAATAAAATTATACGAGGTATTGCCGAAAAGCGCGATGTTCTTTCCTTTTAACTTTACCGGGAGGCTTTTGTTTTTACTTTCGAGCAACACCATGCTTTCGGTGGCAGCCTGCCGGGCAATCTGTGCGTGGGTTTTCAGGTCCGGACGGTCAGAATACGCATAATTCCTGAACACCGGCGACTGTACAATCATCTTCAGAATACGTCCGGTACTTTCATCCACCGCGGATTTCTTGAGTTTCCCCGATTTTGCCTGCCGTATTACCGCCTCAACCTGCTGCGGCGTTCCCGGCATGAGCCAGTCGTTTCCTGCATTGATCTGTGCGGCCACATCAGATACTTTGTTGGCCCTTACCTCATCCTCGCTTCCGTAACCGCCGAACCAGTCGGTCATTACCACGCCGCTGAATTTCCATTCGTCCCTTAAAATTCCGGTCAGGAGGTCTTTATTCTCAGAAGCATATATACCGTTGATTTTATTGTAGGACGTCATGATCGCCCATGGCTGCGCATTTTTAACCGCGATTTCAAAACCTTTCAGGTAGATTTCCCGTAAAGCACGCTGCGAGATATGCTCATTCACCCCAAAGCGGTTGCTTTCCTGGTTGTTGGCTGCAAAATGTTTCAGGGTTGCCCCTACTCCATTGCCCTGAACACCGTTGACATAAGCGGAAGCCATCGTCCCGCTGATCAGCGGGTCTTCTGAAAAATACTCAAAATTTCTTCCGTTCAGCGGATTTCGCTGGATGTTCATTCCCGGGGCCAGGAGCAGGTCCACGCCATATTCTTTGGTCTCTTTGCCTATGGCATGGCCTATTTCCTTAATGAGTTCCGGGTTCCAGCTGCTCGCCAGTGCCGTAGCAACCGGAAAAGCGGTGGCATAGTATTTCCGGGTGCTGCCGTCACGTTCCGGCCGTATGCGAAGCCCGGCCGGGCCGTCCGCCAGAATGAGTTCGGGAATATGGTATTTTGGAAATGCATGGTTCTTGCCCGCACTGCCGGGGACTTTCATTTTCGGAGGATCCGGAAGTTGGGTAAGCCCTACCCATCCCGGCATGCCGGTGCCGACCAGAAGCCTGGCTTTTTCTTCCATGCTCATGGAACGGACGACGTCCTTAACAGCAGTTTTGCCCAACTGTGACTGTTGGGCAGAAACTGCAACGGAGACCGTTGACACAAAAATGAAACTTATATATGAAAAACGCATGATTAAAACTTGTAGGTAACGGTTAGATATCCTGAAGTCGGCGGGATCGCTACGGTAAAGTAAGGCGTATTGTTGGCAACCGCGGAATCGTATTCCGCCTGTGTGAAGCTTTCAAATCCTGCCAGCTGCTGTACCAGGGATCCCGGGCGCTGATAGCTCATGACCCCGTATTTGTTCAGGACATTATTGACGTTGATAATGGCGCTCAGGTTTTTAGTAAAATTATACCCGACACCCAGGTCGAACTGGGAAAATGCCGGCAGCTTATAAATATTAGTATTGCTGCCTTCTCTTTCCCCGAGGTAGCTCCAGGTCACAAAGGCGAAGGCATTGCCTACCGTGACGTTTGGAGTGATGTTGGCAATGATCTTCGGGGTATAGGCCACAGTAGTTCCGGAATAGGAAACAATCTGGTCATCGGCAATTCCCGGCTTGTTAAGATTCCAGTAAAAGCCTTTCTTCACTTTCGGGTCCTGCAGTGTTAATACGGCACGGATGGTGAAATGCGAGCTGGGTTTTATATTGGTTTCCACTTCCACCCCCCAGGTTTCATTTTCATTGTACAGGGTTGGTGTGGTGTAGAATCCTCCGGCACCGTTATCCGCCATAGAACTTACCGGAATATTTTTCAGAATACTGTAGAACGGCGTTACAAAAGCATCAAAATAGGTGGTCTTTGCTTTAAGCCCCATTTCTGCCTGCTGGGTTTTCCTGGATTGGGGGTTCAGAAGCCCGATGGTGTCTTCCCGGTTGGAGGCAAAGAAAATATCCAGGTCCGGGGCTTTGCTTCCCTGGGAATACCTGCCGTAAATAGCAAACCTGTTGTTGAATTTATAATTAACGGCTGCAGAATAGGAAAAGTTATCGATCTGGCGGCTGTAGCTCACATTGGTCAGCCGCACCAGCGTATTGTTGTCATAAATGGTATACGGATTATTGTCCGGGCCACCCTGTAAGGATAACGTTCCGTTCTGCGTTTTCGTATTGTTAAGGAAAGTCCGTGTATTGTCTCCCTTGATCCATACTTTTTCATACCGTACGCCCCAGTCTACCGTTAGGTTTTCGGTAATATCCCAGGTGTGGCCGAAAAATGCGGCTCCCTGCTGCTGTTTTGCCCTGAACTCCAGCAAATCTCCCGTACTTCCCGCTCCCTGGGCGAAACCATCCTTATTGGTTACCTCATAGGCTCCTGGAATCAGGTTGAAAGGGTTGGAAACAGTAGGATACAGCAGTCCGCCGGTGAAATCAAGCGTCAGCATCCGCGGACGGTTTTCCAGTGTGGTCAGTGCAATTCCATTGATCCCGGAAAACCTCCAGACATCGGAATAGCCGTAATACCCGCCGAAAGAGAAATTCATATTCCTCCACTTTTTATTGATGGTCAGCTGCGACATAGACTCCTTTACTTTATTCTCATAAAAGTTCAGGGGTGACAGGATGATGGAATTATTCTGTACATTTTGCCCAGGCAGCAGGTTTTTGGTCACATTGTAGGCAACACCGGTAGCGCCTACTCCTGCATTCACAGAAGCCAGCTCCTGACCGGTAAGGGCATCACGGAAAGAATAGGTTCCCACCCCAACAGTCCCCATCAGCAAAGCATAAGGCACATTGTCCGTAAGGGAAGTAACAAAGGCATTCCCGATGCTGTTCTGGGCCACGCTGTTATCGGCATATTTGCTGGTAAGGAACAATTTCCAGTTATTTCCCAGGTCATGATCCCAATTGACCGCTACAGACCTGTACTGGTTCCCGACCAGCCTTCCGGAATTGAAATCCACATTCCCGCCATGGATGAAGTCCTGTGAATTGTACTGCAACTTCGGGATGAGCAGCGAAGAACTGCTGCTGAAGCCTTCCGCAGGTTCGGGATCCGTATAGTTTTTTGTAGGGATGAGCTGGGCGTACCCGTTATGGTCATCCAGGTATTTCAGAAATACTTTGACGCTTCCGCGGTTGTATTTCTTCATGATATTGGCTTTCACCTGCCCCCCGTTATTGAAAGGATAGCCGGGATACCTCGCACCCAGGTCATACCGGTAGAATCCACCGATATTGTAAAACCAGTTGTCTCCCAGTGGCCCGCCGAAATTGGCATCGATCCTGTGGAAACCTGAATTGTCAGCTCCCTGTACCCCGTATTTTGCACGGATCTCACCGGAAAATTTATTGCCTCCGGTTTTAGAGATGTAATTGAAGATACCGCCCGGGGCATTGGCTGCTGTAATGGAAGCCGGCCCGCCGCGTACGGCATCAATCTGTGCTATGGTAGCATCCGCCCTCAGGAAAAAATCGGGGCCGTAATTAAAATAGGTGGTATTGGTCACCGGAAGTCCGTCTTCCTGCATGGAGATGTATTCATAGGCAAAAGTCCCGTCTGCGGACCCCGCGGAAATCCCCCTTGAGGACACATTATTCCGGATTTCGCCCAGTGAGGAGTTTACATAGACACCGGGAACATTCTTGAGCAGGTCCGCGGCACTGTTGGGCACCTGGCGTTCGATCAGTTCACTCTTCAACACCGAAATGGCGACCGGAGCGTTCATCCGCGTCCTCTTATCGAATACTCCGGTGACGATCACCTCATCGATATTGGCTGTTTTGGTGGTATCCGTCTTTTTCTGCTGCTGGGCCAGTACCGTTGCGGAAGCAGTAAAAAAAAGCAGGGCAATACTTATTTTAGAATGCAGTATTTGAGTTGTTCTCTTCATAATAATGGTTAGTTTATTCCGTATTTATTGAGCCAGGACGTCATTTCCCTGAACTCCATCTGCTGGTCTGCCGGCTTTTTCTCGATCTGATGGCCGGCGCCGGGAACTACGACAAGCTTGTAAGGAGTACCCTTGGCTTTCAATGCTTTTTCAAGGATATAAGCCTGTGGGATAGGCACGACCTCGTCTTGGTCGCCATGGATGATCATGATCGGGATTTTACTGACGTAAGCTACCGGGCTTGTTTTGGCATACGCAGGCGGAACAGGATCTCCGGGCTTCCAGACCGTAGTATTGCCGGACATTTTATCCAGGACTTCAAAAAGGTTGGCCGCTTTGACGTATTTCAGGGTCGGGACATCGGTAAAGTCTACCGGCCCGCACCGCTCTATAATCGTCCTGATGTCAGGATTTTTTGTATAGGCATACATCATCGATACATGCGCGCCCGAGCTTGCTCCCGTAATGGAGAAGCCGCTGCTGCGGGTATTCCATTCCTTTGAATGATCAGCCAGGTATTTCACTACATGGTCAATATCATCCAGGAGCTCAGGAAGGTGGGTGTCTTCCCTATTGGCATACCGGTAGTTGATATTGGCTACTGCAATACCGTGGGAAACCAGGTATTCGGAAAGCTTTCCGTCAAATTTCCGGTCTCCCTGGGTCCAGGCTCCGCCATGGATATTGATTACAAAGGCGGTTTTCGGGGAACGGTCTGCCGGAAGGTAAACATCCATTACATTTCTTTCAAAATCTCCGTACCGCACATCTTTCAGGACTTCAGAAGACCAGCGGCGCTGTGCGGAGGCTTGCTCAGGAGTTTTCGGAGCTGTGGAGCAAGAGGCTGCACCGGTCATAGCCAGCGCAAGCATAAGAGCTTTACAATAGTTCATCATATCTTTTTTTCTGTTTTTAAAAGTTTTTTAAGGATTTTCCCGGTAGCACTTAAGGGCAGTTCATCAATGAACTCAATGATCCTGGGATATTTGTATGTTGCGATCTTCTGTTTGGTCCATGCCGTAATGTCACTTTCAGAAACGGTGCTTCCCGGTTTCTTTACCACAAAGGCTTTC is part of the Chryseobacterium camelliae genome and encodes:
- a CDS encoding beta-glucosidase family protein → MSTVSVAVSAQQSQLGKTAVKDVVRSMSMEEKARLLVGTGMPGWVGLTQLPDPPKMKVPGSAGKNHAFPKYHIPELILADGPAGLRIRPERDGSTRKYYATAFPVATALASSWNPELIKEIGHAIGKETKEYGVDLLLAPGMNIQRNPLNGRNFEYFSEDPLISGTMASAYVNGVQGNGVGATLKHFAANNQESNRFGVNEHISQRALREIYLKGFEIAVKNAQPWAIMTSYNKINGIYASENKDLLTGILRDEWKFSGVVMTDWFGGYGSEDEVRANKVSDVAAQINAGNDWLMPGTPQQVEAVIRQAKSGKLKKSAVDESTGRILKMIVQSPVFRNYAYSDRPDLKTHAQIARQAATESMVLLESKNKSLPVKLKGKNIALFGNTSYNFISGGTGSGDVNEAYVVSLMEGLKNAGAEIDHRLSDKYSPYIRREDSLQTERRKREGSLSKYIRIREMDFSDQEILQASEETDLAIFTIGRNAGESGDRPVSDFNLQQDEQSMIEKISRAFHGKNKKFIIIMNIGGVIETQSWKDLADAVLLSWQPGQEAGDAVAEILSGKVNPSGKLAQTFPKDYADVPSAGSFPGTPADFPVNSIYNEGIYVGYRYYDTFHVPVAYPFGYGLSYAQFDFSNLGLRHDSAGKMLHVSFTVTNSGKVAGKEVAQVYISAPKGILDHPLQELKAFVKTETLKPGRSQSFSVGIPYYDLASFNPATSSWEIEAGNYEVRLGNSSRHIILKNSFGIPGQMTVLKTGNLMKPDLKFREIKN
- a CDS encoding TonB-dependent receptor, which codes for MKRTTQILHSKISIALLFFTASATVLAQQQKKTDTTKTANIDEVIVTGVFDKRTRMNAPVAISVLKSELIERQVPNSAADLLKNVPGVYVNSSLGEIRNNVSSRGISAGSADGTFAYEYISMQEDGLPVTNTTYFNYGPDFFLRADATIAQIDAVRGGPASITAANAPGGIFNYISKTGGNKFSGEIRAKYGVQGADNSGFHRIDANFGGPLGDNWFYNIGGFYRYDLGARYPGYPFNNGGQVKANIMKKYNRGSVKVFLKYLDDHNGYAQLIPTKNYTDPEPAEGFSSSSSLLIPKLQYNSQDFIHGGNVDFNSGRLVGNQYRSVAVNWDHDLGNNWKLFLTSKYADNSVAQNSIGNAFVTSLTDNVPYALLMGTVGVGTYSFRDALTGQELASVNAGVGATGVAYNVTKNLLPGQNVQNNSIILSPLNFYENKVKESMSQLTINKKWRNMNFSFGGYYGYSDVWRFSGINGIALTTLENRPRMLTLDFTGGLLYPTVSNPFNLIPGAYEVTNKDGFAQGAGSTGDLLEFRAKQQQGAAFFGHTWDITENLTVDWGVRYEKVWIKGDNTRTFLNNTKTQNGTLSLQGGPDNNPYTIYDNNTLVRLTNVSYSRQIDNFSYSAAVNYKFNNRFAIYGRYSQGSKAPDLDIFFASNREDTIGLLNPQSRKTQQAEMGLKAKTTYFDAFVTPFYSILKNIPVSSMADNGAGGFYTTPTLYNENETWGVEVETNIKPSSHFTIRAVLTLQDPKVKKGFYWNLNKPGIADDQIVSYSGTTVAYTPKIIANITPNVTVGNAFAFVTWSYLGEREGSNTNIYKLPAFSQFDLGVGYNFTKNLSAIINVNNVLNKYGVMSYQRPGSLVQQLAGFESFTQAEYDSAVANNTPYFTVAIPPTSGYLTVTYKF
- a CDS encoding prolyl oligopeptidase family serine peptidase, whose translation is MMNYCKALMLALAMTGAASCSTAPKTPEQASAQRRWSSEVLKDVRYGDFERNVMDVYLPADRSPKTAFVINIHGGAWTQGDRKFDGKLSEYLVSHGIAVANINYRYANREDTHLPELLDDIDHVVKYLADHSKEWNTRSSGFSITGASSGAHVSMMYAYTKNPDIRTIIERCGPVDFTDVPTLKYVKAANLFEVLDKMSGNTTVWKPGDPVPPAYAKTSPVAYVSKIPIMIIHGDQDEVVPIPQAYILEKALKAKGTPYKLVVVPGAGHQIEKKPADQQMEFREMTSWLNKYGIN